GGGATGGCCACAATATAAACGTGCTGACGTCGGAGCGGCTGACGGACCTCGGGCGGGGGGCCACTTTCTATTCTGTTGTGGTTCAGGTGCGAAAGCTGTCTTCCGGCGAAGCCAAAACCGCCTCCGTCCGATAGACTAAGAGACGATGTGCCGATGCAGGAGGGAGCATGCCGTTCGCGAGTGGCTTCCAATGCGCTGGCTGTGGAGAGTGGAATGAAACCGTGGTGGATGAGTCTGCGGGCAGCCGGCAAAGTTACGTCGAGGATTGCCAGGTATGCTGCAAACCAAATGTGCTCCAGATTATCTGGGATAGTGCAGCTCAGGAGTACTTCATCCAGACAGAGCTGGAAAGCTGACGAGCCTGTTGCCGGCGTCTTGCGGGGGCTCGTTTAATGCCAGAAGCGATCGTCGAGTCGACCCCGGAGTTGGGTCAAGCCCCTTCCGTCACATATAATCGCCTTTTCCTCAAGCACGACATGATTTTTTGCAGTGAGGGTGTGCCTATTCTTCCCGTCGTTCTTCCAGGGAGCCAGAGCTCCCGACATGAAAAGCATCCAGCTTCGCGCCCGCTCCTTCGTCGCATGACGAAGGCTCTGGCGCTGTTTCTTGTGTTCTTTGCGGTTTCCGCGTACGCGCAACAGGAGACAATCACCTCGATCCGTGTCATTGGCAACCGGCGCATCCCGAAAGAGACGATTCTTGCGCGCCTGTTTACCCATCCGGGCGACACGTTCGATCCTCTTGCCATTGAGCGGGACTTCAATTCCTTGTGGAACACAGGCTATTTTGAAGATGTTCGCATCGAGCGCGAGGACACTCCCAAGGGTGCCGTTCTGGACGTGTTTGTCCGCGAGAAGCCCACCATCCGCGAGATCAACTACAAGGGCCTGAACTCGGTTACGCAGTCCGACGTGCTGGATCGCTTCAAGAAGGCGAAGGTCGGTCTCTCGGTAGAGAGCCAGTACGACCCGACGAAGATCAAGCGCGCGGAGACCGTGATCAAAGAGTTGCTGAGCGAGCACGGCCACCAGTTCGCCACCATCAAGACAGACATCAAGACAATCCCGCCGGCATCGGTATCGGTCAACTTCCAGGTGAAGGAAGGCCCGACGGTCAAGGTAGGCAAGATTCAATTTACGGGCAATGAGCACTTGAACTCGCGCCAGTTGCGTGCCGCGATGAGGAATCTGCGGCCCATTGGCGTGCCCCACTCCCTCCTGCTGGAGCACCTGTTCGCCAAGACCTATGACGCCAGCAAGCTGGAAGAAGACGCGGAGCGCGTGCGCCAGGCATATCGCGACAAGGGATATTTCCGCGCCCAGGTAGCCGAGCCGCTGACCCACATCCGCAACGAAGGCGGCCTGTCGCTGTTTACCTTCCGGCCGAAGAAGGGCAAGCGAATCGATATCCGCATGCCCATCGAGGAGGGCGAGCGCTATCGCCTCTCGGGCATCACCTTTACCGGCAACACCAAGATTACGAATACGCGGGCTTTGCGTGCGCAGTTCGCCATGAAGGATGGCGACTACTTCAACGCGACCCTGACCGGCAAGGGTCTGGAAAATCTTCGCAAGGCATACGGACAACTGGGCTACATCAATTTCGCCGCGGTTCCGCAGCCGAAGATCGATGAAGCGAAGAAGACCATTCAGCTTGACATCGATATCGACGAAGGCAAGCAGTTCTACGTCTCGCGGATCGAGTTCCAGGGCAATACCATCACTCGCGACCGCGTGATCCGCCGCGAACTGCTGCTTGAAGAGGGACAGGTCTACAACAGCAGCCTGTGGGAATCGAGCCTGCTGCGTTTGAACCAGCTCGACTACTTCGATCCGCTTAAGGTAGACCAGGATTCCGAAACGCATCAGGATGCGCAGAATGGCACGGTAGAGCTGCTGCTGAAGGTGAAGGAAAAGGGCAAGAACTCCATCGGGTTGAACGGCGGCGTCAGCGGCCTCTCCGGATCGTTTATCGGATTGAACTACCAGACGAACAACTTCCTTGGACTGGGTGAAACGCTCAGTGTGCAGGCGAACGTCGGCAACCTGTCGCGTAACCTGCAGTTCGGATTCACCGAGCCTTACCTGAGGAATCGCCCGCTGAATGTTGGCTTCCAGGTATTTGCCAGCAAGTACGACTACAACTCGGCAAAGAACTACCAGGCGACGACCGGGCAGAGCGCGAACCTGTCGGCGGCTTCGCAGTCGCTGATCCAGAACTATAACCAGTCGTCCACCGGATTCAGCCTGTCGGCCAGCTACCCGATCCGCCGCTCCTTCAAGCGCGTTGGGATCACCTATTCGCTCAGCCGGTCCTCGATCACCACGTTCAGCGCCGCGTCCTCCAATCTTTTCCAGACGTTGGCGTTCCGTGGCGGCATCCAGGGACAGAACGCGCTCGAAGGCATCCTTACCAGCTCGGCGTCGTTCAGCTTCTCGTATAACCACATGGACAGCGTCTACAAGCCGCGCAACGGCAATGAGATGTCGGCGGCTTTCCAGGTCGCAGGTTTGGGCGGAAATGTCCGCTACTTCACCCCGATTCTGGAATACAAGCAGTTCATGTCCATGAAGGGGCTGCGCAAGAACTACGAGGGCCGGAACGTGCTGGGCTATCGCCTGCAGGCAGCCTATGTACAGGGATTTGGCGGCGAAGTTGCACCGCCGACCAACCGCTTCTATACCGGTGGTGAGGGCGATATCCGCGGCTTCGACGTCCGCGCCGCCACCCCGTATGCCTACATCCCGACGCGGGTGCTCTTCAACCTGACAAACCCGGATGGCTCAACGGTTCCCAAGGATCCGCAGAATCCGCAGCAGGGTCCAATCCAGGTTCCGATCCCGGTTTACGGCATTGTGTCGGTCGGTGGCGATACGACGTTCTCCAGCAACCTCGAATACCGTATTCCGATTGCCGGCCCGGTTACCTTCGCCCTCTTTGATGACTTTGGCATCGACGTGGCCCTGCGGAAGTCGCAGTTGAAGCAGAGTGTCGAGGGAGCTGACGTTCTGAATGCTCCCCTCTATGGCTGCCCCACCTATATCAATGGAGCCTGCCAGGGCGGAACGCAGGTTCAGTTCTCGCGGATAATCCGGCCGATTTACGGGACGAACTTTGTTCCCCGTATGTCGACGGGCGCCGAGCTTCAGGTGATTCTGCCGATCGTCAACGCTCCCTTCCGTATTTATTACGCCTACAACCCGCTGCGTCTGTTCACTCGCGTCCCGGGAGAGAACCTGATTACGCGGTCGATGTTCCCGGCGGGCGGCGCGGGCGATTACTCCTATGACCTGTCGCAGCAGCTATATGGCCCCTACTACCAGCTGCGGGAACCGAAGAAGACCTTCCGCCTGACGGTTAGTACGACGTTCTAAAACCGGACCAAACCGGGAAGACAAGGTTCTTCCCGGTTTGACGCTCTATGCCCCCATCCCTATAATTCTTGCAAGTTCCTGCGAAGTCTCTGTCCGCGTCTCTTCCAGCAAATTTCCAGCCGAGTCTCGGGCAGGAAGCTGCCCGTCTGGAAGTGCAGCTAGAGGTGAACAGGAAGCGCAGACTTGCTTCCGTGAGGGAATGCGGACAATCTCGACCTGAAGAACCGAAGGAGTTTTGAAAATCTAATGAAGCGTTCGTTGACAATTGTTTGCCTGCTCGCGTCCGGCCTCGGCATGACGGCCTTTGCCCAGACCAGCCCCGCCGATCCCTCCGCAGCCGCTGCAACAGCGCCCGCGGGACCGACCAAGATCGCCATCATCGCCTTTCAACCTGCCGTGGCGGGGACCAATGAGGGGCAGCGCAACTTCGGTCAACTCAAGGCGAAGTTTGAACCCAAACAGAACCAGCTCAAGGCCCAGAGCGACGAGATCGAATCCCTGAAGACTTCGTTGAAGTCACAGGGGGAGAAGCTCAGCGACCAGGAGCGCGCCACGCGGACCCGGACCATCGACGAGAAGGAAAAGAGCCTTCAGCGCAGTGCGGAAGACGCGCAGAATGACTTCCAGAACGAAGCCAGCGAGATGTACCAGCAGTTGGCGCAGAAGGTCTACGAGGTACTCCAGAGCTATGCCCAGCAGAACGGCTACACGCTGGTAGTGGACATCAGCACGCAGCAGAGCCCGATTCTGTGGGCGAACCAGTCAACGGACATTACCGCTGCGGTTGTGCAGGCGTACAACGCCAAGTCCGGTGTACCGGC
This DNA window, taken from Acidisarcina sp., encodes the following:
- a CDS encoding CPXCG motif-containing cysteine-rich protein, with protein sequence MPFASGFQCAGCGEWNETVVDESAGSRQSYVEDCQVCCKPNVLQIIWDSAAQEYFIQTELES
- a CDS encoding OmpH family outer membrane protein produces the protein MKRSLTIVCLLASGLGMTAFAQTSPADPSAAAATAPAGPTKIAIIAFQPAVAGTNEGQRNFGQLKAKFEPKQNQLKAQSDEIESLKTSLKSQGEKLSDQERATRTRTIDEKEKSLQRSAEDAQNDFQNEASEMYQQLAQKVYEVLQSYAQQNGYTLVVDISTQQSPILWANQSTDITAAVVQAYNAKSGVPAPPASAGVPSAPRPAGTTHPAGTTHPAPRPTTTK
- the bamA gene encoding outer membrane protein assembly factor BamA, whose translation is MPILPVVLPGSQSSRHEKHPASRPLLRRMTKALALFLVFFAVSAYAQQETITSIRVIGNRRIPKETILARLFTHPGDTFDPLAIERDFNSLWNTGYFEDVRIEREDTPKGAVLDVFVREKPTIREINYKGLNSVTQSDVLDRFKKAKVGLSVESQYDPTKIKRAETVIKELLSEHGHQFATIKTDIKTIPPASVSVNFQVKEGPTVKVGKIQFTGNEHLNSRQLRAAMRNLRPIGVPHSLLLEHLFAKTYDASKLEEDAERVRQAYRDKGYFRAQVAEPLTHIRNEGGLSLFTFRPKKGKRIDIRMPIEEGERYRLSGITFTGNTKITNTRALRAQFAMKDGDYFNATLTGKGLENLRKAYGQLGYINFAAVPQPKIDEAKKTIQLDIDIDEGKQFYVSRIEFQGNTITRDRVIRRELLLEEGQVYNSSLWESSLLRLNQLDYFDPLKVDQDSETHQDAQNGTVELLLKVKEKGKNSIGLNGGVSGLSGSFIGLNYQTNNFLGLGETLSVQANVGNLSRNLQFGFTEPYLRNRPLNVGFQVFASKYDYNSAKNYQATTGQSANLSAASQSLIQNYNQSSTGFSLSASYPIRRSFKRVGITYSLSRSSITTFSAASSNLFQTLAFRGGIQGQNALEGILTSSASFSFSYNHMDSVYKPRNGNEMSAAFQVAGLGGNVRYFTPILEYKQFMSMKGLRKNYEGRNVLGYRLQAAYVQGFGGEVAPPTNRFYTGGEGDIRGFDVRAATPYAYIPTRVLFNLTNPDGSTVPKDPQNPQQGPIQVPIPVYGIVSVGGDTTFSSNLEYRIPIAGPVTFALFDDFGIDVALRKSQLKQSVEGADVLNAPLYGCPTYINGACQGGTQVQFSRIIRPIYGTNFVPRMSTGAELQVILPIVNAPFRIYYAYNPLRLFTRVPGENLITRSMFPAGGAGDYSYDLSQQLYGPYYQLREPKKTFRLTVSTTF